The window TGATGCAATTAAAGGTGAATCCCTTGATAACAATGAGGTTCTAAAAGAGATCATAGATAAAAAGGCTTATCTAGTTAAGAAATCCCACTGGATGATAGGTGGAGATGGCTGGGCATATGACATAGGCTTTAGCGGTCTTGATCAAGTTTTATCATCTGGGGATGACGTTAACATATTTGTTATGGACACAGAGATCTACTCTAATACCGGTGGCCAATCCTCTAAAGCTACTCCTACAGCAGCAGTCGCTAAGTTTGCAGCAGCAGGTAAAAAGATCCGAAAGAAGGATCTTGGCATGATGGCTATGAGTTATGGTTACGTATATGTAACCCAAATTGCTATGGGAGCAAATATGAACCACACTATTAAGGCAATAGCTGAAGCTGAAGCATATAAGGGACCATCACTGATAATTGCATATGCTCCTTGTATAAGTCATGGTATAAAAACAGGTATGGGAACAAGTATAGCTGAGGAGAAAAAGGCAGTAGAATCAGGATATTGGCATCTATATAGATATAACCCTCTTCTTAAAGAAGAAGGTAAGAATCCATTTATACTTGATTCAAAGGAACCTACGAAAGCATTTAAAGACTTTATTAAGGGAGAAGTTCGCTACTCTTCTTTAATTAATACTTTCCCAGAAATTGCGGAAGAAATGTTTGATATAGCTGAAAAGCATGCACATGAAAGATATGAAAACTATAAACACTTATCAGATAGATAAACAAAAAAGGGAAGTCATATGACTTCCCTACTTTTGATTCGCGTCTACCCAATCCTTAGCATTTCTTACTTCAGACTTATGAGGTATTGATACATTACTAACTGGTTGAAGCTTCTCAATGTTCGCCCATGCAGCAGTATCGTGCTTTTCTATTGGAATTTTAATATTATGTTCTTTAGTGTTATCGCTTGCCATAAGATTACTCCTTTATAGGTATTATTAAATACTTATTTGCAACTTACTATATAAGAGTTACCTTTATATTTTTTGTTTTATTTAATTTAATATTCATTACATTAAATTCCATAGTATTTAGTTAATATTCATTTTATATAAAATTGGATTTTGATTTCCACCTCTAAAATATGCAACATCTCCAGCAATATTTAAAGCAGAAGCCTCTCCTGTAGAGCTTACCATTCTATTTCCTGATCCATCTGAATTAACTTCATATACTTTATAATCATCAGAATTAATATAGTAAATCTTGTTTCCTACTACATTTATCTCAAGTGCCCTTATATCACTAACACTTTGTCTAGAGCTACCATCTTTTTTCACCTTATAAATTCTATTGTTATCACCTTGATTTATATAGTATACAAATTCTCCTGAAACATTTACCCCTCTGGCATAATCCTCAGAAATCTTCACTTTATCATTCCCATTAAGATCCATCCTATACAGCCTCTTTTGGTCTCCTTCCATTTTGATGTAATATATCATTCCACCATCTATAGAATAGCCCTCTGTAAGATCAGAACTTAATGAAGTGCTATTACTTCCATCTGTTTTCATTTTATATATATTTATATTTTGAGGGTTAATATAGTAAATAGAATCACCTACTACATTTACAAAGCTTGCAAACCCTTCTCCTATCCTCGTTCTACCGCTACCATCAGCTTTTATTTTATAAAGGTATCCATCATTTGCATTGGTGTAATAAATCCATTCACCCACTACATTTATATCCATTGAATTATCAGCTGATAACTGGATAGCTTCACTTCCATCTATTTTAGCTCTGCAAAGCACCCCACCTGAAGTTTGATTAGAGTAGTATATGTAATCTCCCTGTTTTGCTACAATTCCACCATTTAAAATATTAGCAGATGAATTTCCTGTTTCCCACTGATTTTCTATATCTGTACTGTTATCACCTTTGATCTTATTTTTAATCTTAGAAATAAAACTCGAATTATCATCTATATTATTTGAATTTTTATTATCTTCATTTTCTATTGTAGATGTATCTGCGGTTAAATCGTTATTTGTCTGTATAGATTTCGTTTTATCGATACCCTTAATTTCTTGTACAATTCCAGTAATAACTCCAAAGCAAAATGGAATAATTATTCCTATAATAAAGGCTCCTATTAATATGTTTTTAATTGATAACTTCTTTTTAGATTTTTTCTTTATATATGTAACCTTTGGTTTTGTTACTGGGATTTCTTCTGACTCACAATCCTCTATATCATCTTCATCATCCTGTATACATTTAGGTCTTTCTAAATCCTCTTCATTCTCTTTTATATATTTAGAATCCTTCTCATCTTCTTTTACAGTTTGTGAATCTATTGAATTCATTCTCTCTGTTTTCTCTATACTATCACTTAGATTACTAAACCTTTCTGTTTCTTCAATAACCATTTTCTCAGTTTTAGAAACATCTTTGTAGGTTTTATCATTATTTTCATAGCTTAATGTTTCAAATGAAGGAGGCTGTTTTTGTGTTTTATCATCTACCCCTTCACTAACATTTGATATAGGCTTTAGGATAGTTGATTC of the Clostridium cylindrosporum DSM 605 genome contains:
- a CDS encoding CDIF630_02480 family spore surface protein translates to MASDNTKEHNIKIPIEKHDTAAWANIEKLQPVSNVSIPHKSEVRNAKDWVDANQK
- a CDS encoding DUF5050 domain-containing protein, with the protein product MPDYIRKYEPLWGAWGIDDLIGEGSFGKVYKLTREEFGHKYEAALKLIRVPSRELYKEAVDSIGNNENSLTEYFEEAVREIVKEIEVLYTLKGNNNIVGYEEHMIVPLDGEIGWDILIKMEFVKSLKNYTCENRMSRRDIIKLGIDICSALELCNSKGIIHRDIKEENIFISQDGKFKLGDFGIAKKLSEKGYTVSKKGTPIYMAPEVYKDERYTFSVDIYSLGLVLYKLLNNGRLPFMPPYPEEVKYQDSQRALNRRLKGDAIEAPVNAGDRLAKCILKACAYNEEDRYLSPSEMKLDLDNVMNTMLEQDKDEKVTFLQSVPSRSIGKQNKESTILKPISNVSEGVDDKTQKQPPSFETLSYENNDKTYKDVSKTEKMVIEETERFSNLSDSIEKTERMNSIDSQTVKEDEKDSKYIKENEEDLERPKCIQDDEDDIEDCESEEIPVTKPKVTYIKKKSKKKLSIKNILIGAFIIGIIIPFCFGVITGIVQEIKGIDKTKSIQTNNDLTADTSTIENEDNKNSNNIDDNSSFISKIKNKIKGDNSTDIENQWETGNSSANILNGGIVAKQGDYIYYSNQTSGGVLCRAKIDGSEAIQLSADNSMDINVVGEWIYYTNANDGYLYKIKADGSGRTRIGEGFASFVNVVGDSIYYINPQNINIYKMKTDGSNSTSLSSDLTEGYSIDGGMIYYIKMEGDQKRLYRMDLNGNDKVKISEDYARGVNVSGEFVYYINQGDNNRIYKVKKDGSSRQSVSDIRALEINVVGNKIYYINSDDYKVYEVNSDGSGNRMVSSTGEASALNIAGDVAYFRGGNQNPILYKMNIN